In the Thalassoglobus sp. JC818 genome, one interval contains:
- a CDS encoding malate dehydrogenase, with translation MKKPIRVAVTGAAGNIGYALVFRLASGEVFGPDQPVHLNLIEIPPALPALDGVEMELDDCAFSTLAGVTKVDSDHLEDGFADCNWVLCVGSIPRGKGMERGDLIRVNGPIFTNTGKAIQAASADDVRIVVVGNPCNTNCLIAMNNAPDIPRDRWYAMTMLDQNRAKTQLAQKSGQGVSAVKRMAIWGNHSATQFPDFSTATINGKPAPEVIGDDAWFKDEFIPVVQKRGAAVIQARGASSAASAANAALDTVKAANSKTADGDFFSAAVCSDGSYGVDEGLIFGYPLTSDGTTWKIEQGIEHDEFAQQKIEATLNELREERDTVKDLLA, from the coding sequence ATGAAAAAACCTATTCGAGTAGCTGTCACGGGAGCGGCCGGAAATATTGGCTATGCACTCGTCTTTCGTCTCGCAAGCGGAGAGGTTTTCGGCCCAGATCAACCGGTGCATCTGAACCTCATCGAGATTCCGCCAGCTCTGCCAGCTTTGGACGGCGTCGAGATGGAATTGGATGACTGTGCTTTCTCGACTCTGGCTGGGGTCACGAAAGTCGACAGCGATCACCTCGAAGATGGTTTTGCTGACTGCAATTGGGTGTTGTGTGTCGGAAGTATCCCTCGCGGAAAAGGGATGGAGCGAGGAGACTTGATCCGCGTCAACGGTCCGATCTTCACGAACACCGGGAAAGCAATTCAGGCAGCTTCTGCAGACGACGTACGAATTGTCGTCGTCGGGAACCCTTGCAACACAAACTGCCTGATCGCGATGAACAACGCGCCGGACATTCCACGGGATCGCTGGTACGCGATGACCATGCTCGATCAGAACCGAGCGAAAACTCAGCTCGCCCAGAAATCAGGACAGGGCGTGTCCGCTGTGAAGAGAATGGCGATCTGGGGCAACCACTCCGCCACTCAGTTCCCGGACTTCTCAACGGCAACCATCAACGGCAAGCCCGCTCCAGAAGTGATCGGCGATGATGCCTGGTTCAAAGATGAATTCATTCCTGTCGTTCAGAAACGTGGTGCCGCTGTGATTCAAGCCCGCGGAGCAAGTAGTGCCGCTTCCGCTGCGAACGCTGCTCTCGATACCGTGAAGGCTGCCAACTCCAAGACCGCAGACGGCGACTTCTTCAGCGCAGCTGTCTGCAGCGACGGAAGCTATGGAGTCGATGAAGGTCTCATCTTCGGTTATCCACTCACAAGCGATGGAACGACATGGAAGATCGAACAAGGAATCGAGCACGACGAATTTGCTCAGCAAAAGATCGAAGCAACATTGAATGAGCTTCGTGAAGAGCGTGACACCGTCAAGGATTTGCTTGCTTAA
- a CDS encoding sulfatase, with translation MCCRAIIASLLILFSYCPLSAADDGPNFVFILVDDFGFMDIGANNPGTFYETPNIDRLASEGVLFTQGYAANPVCSPTRYSIMTGKYPSRVDATNFFSGERSGKFLPATLNNRMPLSDVTIAEQLRDNGYRTFFLGKWHLGPTPEFWPEHQGFDVNIGGHVRGLPKSYFSPYSNPRLSDGPKGEHLTHRLADEAIKLIEDSEDEKFLLYLSFYTVHTPLQAPKPLVEKYREKAALLTEQPEFGPEEQVWETDAERKVRIRQSHATYAAMVESLDQNVGRILDRLEELKLADDTVVVLFSDNGGLSTSEGSPTSNLPLRGGKGWVYEGGIREPMIIKWPEGNRPNPVCDVPVISVDFYPTILDLAGIEVPSEMVLDGVSLVPLLKGEPLPERDLFWHYPHYSNQGGFPGGAIRRGDYKLIERYEDGRTHLYHTRDDVSETTDIAADHPELVNDLRNRLHQWYKEVDAKFLRAKDGGEDPWTPDQE, from the coding sequence ATGTGCTGCCGTGCGATCATCGCCTCTCTGCTGATACTCTTCTCCTATTGTCCGCTCAGCGCAGCTGACGATGGACCCAATTTCGTTTTCATTCTCGTCGACGACTTTGGATTTATGGATATCGGGGCGAACAACCCCGGGACATTCTACGAGACGCCGAACATTGATCGCCTTGCCAGCGAAGGCGTGCTGTTCACTCAGGGATATGCTGCCAATCCGGTCTGCAGCCCAACACGCTATAGCATCATGACGGGCAAGTACCCCTCACGGGTTGATGCCACGAATTTCTTTTCCGGAGAGCGTTCAGGAAAGTTTCTGCCTGCCACACTTAACAACAGGATGCCGCTCTCGGATGTGACCATCGCTGAGCAGCTGCGAGACAACGGATATCGAACGTTCTTTCTCGGTAAATGGCACCTCGGACCAACTCCGGAATTCTGGCCTGAACATCAGGGTTTTGATGTGAACATTGGTGGCCACGTGCGAGGATTGCCGAAGTCGTACTTCTCGCCGTATTCAAATCCGCGACTTTCAGATGGTCCCAAAGGAGAGCACTTGACGCATCGTCTCGCTGACGAAGCGATCAAACTCATTGAAGACTCCGAGGACGAGAAGTTCCTGCTCTACCTCTCCTTTTATACGGTTCATACGCCCCTGCAGGCACCGAAGCCGCTCGTGGAAAAGTATCGAGAGAAAGCAGCACTGTTGACCGAACAGCCAGAGTTTGGTCCGGAAGAACAAGTTTGGGAAACGGACGCAGAACGCAAAGTGCGAATTCGGCAAAGTCACGCGACCTATGCTGCAATGGTCGAGAGTCTCGATCAGAACGTTGGTCGAATTCTCGATCGGCTTGAAGAACTCAAACTCGCTGACGATACCGTCGTTGTGTTGTTCTCTGACAATGGCGGGCTCTCAACTTCGGAAGGCTCCCCCACTTCCAACCTTCCGCTTCGAGGAGGAAAAGGTTGGGTCTATGAAGGCGGGATTCGCGAACCGATGATTATCAAATGGCCGGAAGGCAATCGACCCAATCCCGTTTGTGACGTTCCCGTGATCAGCGTCGACTTCTATCCAACAATTCTGGATCTCGCTGGTATTGAAGTCCCAAGCGAAATGGTGCTCGATGGCGTCAGTCTTGTGCCGCTGCTCAAAGGAGAACCACTCCCTGAACGTGATCTGTTCTGGCACTATCCTCACTACAGCAATCAAGGTGGCTTTCCGGGCGGAGCGATTCGACGCGGCGACTACAAGCTCATCGAACGTTATGAAGACGGACGCACTCACCTCTATCACACGCGCGACGATGTTTCCGAAACGACCGACATCGCAGCTGACCATCCTGAACTGGTCAACGATCTGCGAAACCGATTGCATCAATGGTATAAAGAGGTTGACGCCAAGTTTCTGAGAGCCAAAGATGGTGGGGAAGATCCATGGACCCCGGATCAAGAGTAG
- a CDS encoding 5-formyltetrahydrofolate cyclo-ligase, with the protein MSDASTDYGFDVNEAKNQLRQRLRAERAKVNDPERLSAAIFERLTSQPEYNEAGTVLFFVGVRSEVQTRVEMIAQAASGAVRVVVPYCSENRLKLVQFKDEADLIVGKYGIPEPRHELRDDARLHVLPEEVDLVLLPGLGFDRRGNRLGYGAGYYDRLVPQLRTDCLKVALAYDCQIVDRIPAMDHDERVDWIVTPTQLIRCE; encoded by the coding sequence ATGTCAGACGCAAGCACTGATTACGGTTTCGATGTGAACGAAGCGAAGAACCAACTCCGACAAAGACTCCGCGCAGAACGTGCAAAGGTTAACGATCCGGAACGACTCTCAGCGGCGATCTTCGAGAGACTGACGTCACAGCCTGAATACAACGAAGCAGGGACTGTTCTATTCTTCGTTGGCGTTCGCAGCGAAGTTCAAACACGAGTTGAGATGATCGCTCAGGCGGCTTCCGGGGCTGTTCGTGTTGTTGTTCCTTATTGTTCTGAGAACAGACTTAAGCTTGTTCAATTCAAGGATGAAGCTGATCTGATCGTGGGCAAGTATGGGATTCCTGAACCGCGACATGAATTGCGGGACGACGCGCGATTGCATGTCCTTCCGGAAGAAGTGGATCTCGTACTCTTACCGGGGCTCGGTTTCGATCGTCGCGGAAACCGACTCGGATATGGCGCGGGATATTACGATCGGCTTGTTCCCCAACTTCGCACAGACTGTCTGAAGGTTGCGCTCGCTTACGATTGCCAAATCGTCGACCGAATTCCCGCGATGGATCACGATGAACGGGTCGACTGGATTGTCACTCCGACGCAGCTGATCCGCTGTGAATGA
- a CDS encoding translation initiation factor: MRLFEGTEFDRPPRCERCDELESECTCPEPEFEYTPPAKQIARIGVEKRKRGKSVTVIRDLIDEADHLPNLLTKLKDAIGVGGTVKDGTIELQGSHIERIKNELQSIGYRTKV, from the coding sequence ATGAGACTTTTTGAAGGGACCGAGTTCGATCGACCTCCCCGGTGCGAGCGGTGTGATGAACTTGAAAGCGAATGCACGTGTCCGGAACCGGAGTTCGAATACACTCCGCCAGCGAAGCAGATTGCTCGCATTGGAGTGGAAAAACGGAAGCGTGGAAAGAGTGTCACCGTCATTCGCGATCTCATTGATGAAGCTGATCACCTTCCCAATCTGTTGACGAAGCTCAAAGACGCGATCGGTGTTGGTGGTACTGTTAAAGACGGAACGATTGAGCTTCAGGGAAGCCATATTGAACGGATCAAGAATGAGCTTCAATCGATTGGCTACCGGACCAAAGTTTGA
- a CDS encoding biotin--[acetyl-CoA-carboxylase] ligase gives MNVDEIDCRLIEQGSWVEQVEWLAEVDSTNRFLANETMTGRNLPVLVGANTQTAGRGRGSNSWWSAPGSLTFSIVFDPQQFAIPTSFLPRMSLSTGMAVRKTVARWLPESNVQVKWPNDVYVQGRKVAGLLIESHPASPSLLIVGIGLNVNNSLQSAPQQLQAKATSIVDMSGSEASRTDVLIQLLEDLEHEWNRIATASDFLEDYRNHCYLSGRNILVNDGVDEIGGLCEGVDAEGALLVRLPVGVQRIFAGTIEVIGE, from the coding sequence ATGAATGTAGACGAAATTGATTGCCGCCTGATCGAGCAAGGATCGTGGGTGGAACAGGTGGAATGGTTGGCCGAAGTCGATTCGACAAATCGCTTCCTGGCTAATGAGACAATGACCGGACGAAATCTTCCGGTTTTGGTCGGGGCGAATACGCAAACTGCCGGTCGAGGACGCGGTTCGAATTCGTGGTGGTCGGCTCCGGGGTCGCTGACATTTTCGATCGTGTTCGATCCACAGCAATTCGCAATTCCGACGAGTTTTCTGCCGAGGATGTCCTTGTCGACAGGCATGGCCGTTCGGAAAACGGTGGCACGGTGGCTTCCTGAGTCGAACGTTCAGGTCAAGTGGCCGAACGATGTCTATGTACAAGGCAGAAAAGTTGCGGGGCTGTTGATCGAGAGTCACCCCGCGAGTCCGAGCCTGCTCATCGTCGGAATTGGGCTGAACGTCAACAACTCATTGCAGTCAGCCCCTCAACAACTTCAGGCAAAGGCGACATCGATCGTCGACATGAGTGGTTCAGAAGCGAGTCGCACGGACGTGCTCATTCAGCTCTTAGAGGACCTGGAGCACGAATGGAATCGCATCGCAACAGCTTCTGACTTTCTGGAAGATTACCGCAACCATTGCTATCTCTCCGGAAGAAACATTCTGGTGAACGATGGTGTCGACGAAATCGGCGGGCTTTGCGAAGGTGTCGACGCCGAAGGGGCCTTGCTGGTTCGACTTCCTGTCGGAGTTCAGAGAATCTTTGCCGGTACCATCGAAGTGATCGGTGAATGA
- a CDS encoding sugar phosphate isomerase/epimerase codes for MLITRRKFCEISVAAASSLTAAVSLCAPKSQAFELNYIVASAMYGKNPLETILAELPQTGAKSIEIWAERHGNQREQIDEMGEDRFRELLDQHGVKLGSLTCFKYGIFNMQSEMQLTKRLGGDMVICNSGGKKDLSGDDLKREVKAFAEKLKPTVELAESLEISVGVENHSGGLISSPESIFMLLDEMPSSAIGLAMAPYHLPQDPSQIAEIIHRLGDRLVHFQAWEHGMGCTEKLPKEQEMLQLPHRGPLDFVPIVSALKETNFQGRTEVFMHPVPRGIPILPNLSDVTREIKAGHNYLEDCLAKS; via the coding sequence ATGCTCATCACCAGACGTAAGTTCTGTGAGATTTCTGTAGCCGCTGCATCGTCTTTGACGGCAGCGGTTTCTTTATGCGCTCCTAAGTCCCAGGCGTTCGAACTGAATTACATCGTGGCTTCTGCGATGTATGGAAAAAATCCACTTGAAACCATTCTCGCTGAACTTCCGCAGACCGGTGCAAAGTCCATTGAAATCTGGGCCGAGCGGCACGGAAACCAGCGCGAGCAGATCGACGAAATGGGCGAAGATCGGTTTCGCGAACTGCTCGACCAGCACGGCGTGAAACTCGGAAGTCTGACGTGCTTCAAATACGGCATCTTCAACATGCAGTCGGAAATGCAGCTCACCAAACGTCTCGGTGGAGACATGGTCATTTGCAATTCCGGCGGGAAGAAAGATCTTTCCGGAGACGACCTCAAACGCGAAGTGAAAGCGTTCGCTGAAAAGCTCAAGCCAACGGTTGAGCTTGCAGAAAGCCTGGAGATTTCGGTTGGGGTCGAGAACCACAGCGGCGGACTGATCAGTTCGCCCGAGTCGATTTTCATGCTGCTCGATGAAATGCCATCCAGCGCGATTGGTCTTGCGATGGCTCCTTATCACTTACCGCAAGATCCTTCCCAAATCGCGGAAATCATCCATCGGCTCGGTGATCGCCTCGTGCACTTTCAGGCATGGGAACACGGAATGGGCTGTACTGAGAAACTTCCCAAAGAGCAGGAAATGCTCCAGCTTCCGCATCGTGGGCCGCTTGATTTTGTTCCGATCGTCTCTGCTCTGAAAGAGACCAATTTTCAGGGACGAACGGAGGTCTTCATGCATCCAGTTCCGCGAGGAATTCCAATTCTTCCGAACCTCTCCGATGTGACTCGCGAAATCAAAGCGGGGCACAACTATCTCGAAGACTGTCTCGCAAAGAGCTAA
- a CDS encoding protein kinase encodes MTTDRKPTSPESRWIWPFELLEQIGEGGMGVVYRARYVVNGREVALKMLPSDVNDETALARFERELEVLKNLKHPNIVRCFGGACENRRRFYAMELVEGGSLEDKLQEKKQFPWEQVIYFALQMCDALTCSHAAGVVHRDIKPGNFLLAHSGQLKLSDFGLASVADSRRITAAGKTAGTFLYMAPEQIRGQEITDKTDLYALGCVLYELITGTPPFIGETPAATLHMHCQNMPVRPSEKALDCPIALERIILQLLEKDPANRPESAQAVMRQLRSVKQSVVVTRPTPEEMHDRLRTGSGGTRAQAKSPKSGVPLPSPVAPTNSVPRWVAIALGITLACSLSWNIIQVVQRHSGDHGEMLWVRAAHHADPDVRIVAIESLGTIHQRSGRHLSVLETALQDIDPEVRQQSAHEIGQGGRRSRHLIPVLIRIQKNDADARVRDSANRAVQNLQGTVPETKPEEKSWIGWAVAVLLTGVTTLGIYHWFKTSSVPRTSPLPFRHA; translated from the coding sequence ATGACCACCGACCGGAAACCAACTTCTCCTGAATCCAGATGGATCTGGCCATTCGAACTGCTTGAGCAAATTGGCGAAGGCGGGATGGGAGTCGTTTATCGAGCGCGATACGTCGTCAACGGCCGCGAAGTCGCTCTCAAGATGCTTCCATCGGATGTGAATGATGAGACTGCACTCGCACGTTTCGAACGTGAACTCGAAGTGCTTAAGAATCTGAAGCACCCCAACATCGTCCGTTGCTTCGGCGGGGCCTGCGAGAATCGCCGTCGTTTCTACGCGATGGAATTGGTCGAGGGAGGTTCTCTCGAAGACAAGCTCCAAGAGAAGAAGCAGTTTCCCTGGGAGCAGGTGATCTATTTCGCTTTGCAAATGTGTGATGCGCTCACCTGTTCGCATGCAGCTGGAGTGGTACATCGAGACATTAAGCCGGGAAACTTTCTACTCGCGCACTCCGGACAACTCAAACTCAGCGACTTCGGTCTGGCATCAGTCGCGGATTCGCGAAGAATCACTGCTGCGGGAAAAACCGCCGGAACATTTCTGTACATGGCTCCGGAACAAATCCGCGGGCAGGAGATCACAGACAAAACTGACCTCTACGCTCTCGGTTGTGTTCTCTACGAACTGATTACAGGGACTCCGCCATTCATCGGAGAAACACCCGCTGCCACATTGCACATGCACTGTCAGAACATGCCGGTGCGGCCCAGCGAGAAGGCACTCGATTGTCCCATCGCGCTGGAGAGAATCATTCTTCAGTTGCTCGAGAAAGACCCTGCCAACCGACCCGAGTCGGCTCAGGCGGTGATGCGGCAGCTTCGATCGGTCAAGCAATCGGTCGTCGTGACGCGTCCGACTCCAGAGGAGATGCACGATCGACTCCGCACAGGCAGCGGCGGAACACGAGCACAGGCGAAGTCGCCCAAGTCAGGCGTTCCGCTTCCGAGTCCTGTGGCCCCGACGAACTCTGTCCCGAGATGGGTGGCGATCGCGCTCGGAATTACGCTTGCCTGCTCTTTGAGCTGGAACATTATCCAGGTGGTTCAACGGCATTCCGGGGACCATGGCGAGATGCTGTGGGTGCGCGCCGCACATCATGCTGATCCAGATGTCCGAATTGTCGCAATTGAATCGCTCGGGACGATCCATCAGAGATCCGGGCGGCATCTCTCTGTTCTAGAAACAGCCTTGCAAGACATTGATCCCGAGGTGCGTCAACAAAGTGCCCACGAAATCGGACAAGGTGGTCGACGCTCTCGGCATCTCATTCCGGTTTTGATTCGCATTCAGAAAAACGACGCGGATGCACGTGTGCGTGATTCTGCAAATCGCGCTGTTCAGAATCTTCAGGGGACCGTTCCGGAGACGAAGCCTGAAGAAAAATCGTGGATCGGCTGGGCTGTTGCTGTCCTGCTGACAGGAGTCACGACGCTCGGCATCTATCACTGGTTCAAGACGTCGAGCGTACCTCGCACCAGCCCCTTGCCGTTCCGACACGCTTAG
- a CDS encoding radical SAM/SPASM domain-containing protein: MYFQMAKRLLLETDKRLVWKLFWNMGIKGARSVQRFKKKLKKGEVFPPFLYISIINSCNLRCQGCWVDVSAKQQTIDVEAMDRLINEAKANGNVFFGIVGGEPFMHPQILEILGNHPDCYFQVFTNGHFITDKVARELRRLGNVTPLISVEGSEIVSDERRGRTGVLSKTMQGIQNCLDNKIFTGVCTSVCKTNLDDLVTEKWVDRLIEMGVFYTWFHIYRPMGPDSSPELCLSPEEQQRIRKFVVDMRVKKPIIFVDAYYDHQGQALCPAATGITHHINPWGGIEPCPIIQFTQDSIHDQSKTLAEKLDSPFLKDFRELARDTTRGCIVLERPDLLKNLVESHHAEDGTVRKTALAELEQMKIRPSQYNADLAVPEKSWAYRIAKRHFFNDFDAYQGRDHSKASAPAMLKTLSASSSPEPEFVELENGISDS; the protein is encoded by the coding sequence ATGTACTTCCAGATGGCCAAACGCCTTCTCCTGGAAACAGACAAAAGACTCGTCTGGAAACTGTTCTGGAACATGGGCATCAAAGGTGCCCGATCTGTCCAACGCTTCAAGAAGAAGCTGAAGAAGGGCGAGGTTTTTCCGCCATTTCTCTACATCTCCATCATCAATTCCTGCAATTTACGGTGTCAGGGTTGTTGGGTGGACGTATCAGCAAAACAGCAAACGATCGATGTCGAGGCCATGGACCGTCTCATCAACGAAGCCAAAGCGAACGGAAACGTTTTCTTCGGAATCGTCGGCGGCGAGCCATTCATGCACCCGCAGATTCTGGAAATTCTGGGAAATCATCCTGACTGTTATTTTCAGGTCTTCACCAATGGACACTTTATTACCGACAAAGTGGCCAGGGAACTGCGTCGACTCGGCAACGTCACGCCACTGATCAGTGTTGAAGGATCTGAGATCGTCAGCGATGAACGTCGCGGTCGAACAGGGGTCCTGTCCAAGACGATGCAGGGAATCCAGAACTGTCTGGATAACAAAATCTTCACCGGTGTTTGCACGAGTGTCTGCAAAACCAACCTCGATGACCTAGTCACCGAGAAGTGGGTCGATCGGCTCATCGAAATGGGCGTCTTCTACACCTGGTTCCACATCTATCGCCCGATGGGACCGGATTCATCTCCGGAGTTGTGCCTGAGCCCAGAAGAGCAGCAGCGGATTCGGAAATTCGTCGTCGACATGCGCGTCAAGAAGCCGATCATTTTCGTCGACGCTTACTATGACCATCAGGGACAGGCCCTTTGCCCAGCCGCCACGGGAATCACGCATCACATCAATCCCTGGGGCGGAATCGAGCCTTGCCCGATCATTCAGTTCACGCAGGATTCCATACACGATCAGTCGAAGACTCTGGCCGAGAAACTGGATTCTCCGTTCCTGAAGGACTTCCGTGAACTCGCTCGGGACACGACGCGTGGATGCATCGTCCTCGAGCGACCGGACCTCCTCAAGAATCTTGTCGAGTCACATCACGCAGAAGACGGGACCGTCCGAAAAACGGCGCTCGCCGAACTCGAACAGATGAAAATTCGCCCATCACAATACAACGCTGATTTGGCAGTTCCGGAAAAGAGCTGGGCATACCGAATCGCTAAGCGACATTTCTTCAACGACTTCGATGCCTATCAAGGACGAGATCACAGCAAGGCATCCGCTCCTGCCATGTTGAAAACCCTCTCGGCATCAAGTTCTCCGGAACCGGAATTCGTTGAGCTCGAGAATGGAATCTCAGACTCATAG
- a CDS encoding metallophosphoesterase codes for MPRISFLSDLHLFARRSTADQYHDQIVEAALDSDVCILGGDIFDFRWSIYRTEDETAHAAVEWLRKFNEETNNCRVHFLLGNHDDHPELLQRLPYLAEELKTFEWSRYYYRLGDTFFLHGDVADKTMTAACLESQRQSFAHGNRTELHNKLYDVAIKAQLHRLAPPAVYPCKRVAARILSYLENIGNGKSSGVEHVYFGHTHRPMDHYLYKGIHFHNGGAPIGRAPFRILKRDIPTDSPDGPIEGIERHRA; via the coding sequence ATGCCAAGAATCAGCTTCCTGTCCGATCTTCATCTCTTCGCACGTCGATCGACAGCGGATCAGTATCACGACCAAATCGTCGAAGCCGCCCTCGACTCAGACGTGTGTATTCTTGGGGGCGACATCTTCGACTTCCGATGGTCGATCTATCGGACGGAAGACGAAACAGCCCATGCTGCTGTTGAATGGCTTCGAAAGTTCAACGAAGAAACCAATAACTGCCGCGTTCACTTTCTGCTCGGCAATCACGACGATCATCCAGAGCTTCTTCAGAGACTCCCCTACCTTGCTGAAGAACTGAAGACGTTCGAGTGGAGTCGGTACTACTACCGGTTGGGAGACACGTTTTTCCTACACGGAGACGTCGCAGACAAAACCATGACCGCAGCTTGTTTGGAATCACAACGTCAGAGTTTCGCCCACGGAAATCGCACTGAACTGCATAACAAGCTGTACGATGTCGCCATCAAAGCTCAGCTGCATCGCCTCGCTCCTCCGGCAGTTTATCCCTGTAAACGTGTTGCTGCCCGAATCTTGAGTTACCTCGAAAATATCGGGAACGGGAAATCATCCGGCGTCGAACATGTCTACTTCGGCCATACTCATCGTCCGATGGACCATTACCTGTATAAGGGAATTCACTTCCACAACGGAGGGGCCCCGATTGGCCGGGCACCGTTCAGAATCCTGAAAAGAGATATCCCCACAGACTCACCGGATGGCCCCATCGAAGGCATCGAAAGACACCGGGCGTAA
- the fmt gene encoding methionyl-tRNA formyltransferase, which translates to MALRIALMGTGEFALPSFQTLIESQHEIVGLVTQPDRTGRGHHRHVIKLKEFAVAADVPVFQPEKVNQPEALAQLEDWNADLFVVAAYGQILSKKLLSIPRLSAINIHGSLLPKFRGAAPVQFAVLTGETETGVSIFRIEPKLDSGPLLGTVATPIGPQETSGELHDRLAILAAPLTLNVVDQLDAGTAQETVQDADLVTFAPKIEKVQGWIDWTRKSEEIGWHVRGMQPWPMAVTHFQRPDKADLRISILRVQPAREEDQKHLSSLNPGDLRIIDDRLLVKTGDSSLEVLELQPAGKRPMPSDAFARGNDLTDARFVNPDA; encoded by the coding sequence ATGGCTTTACGGATTGCACTCATGGGAACCGGGGAATTTGCGCTTCCCAGCTTCCAGACACTGATCGAATCACAACACGAAATTGTCGGTCTCGTCACTCAACCCGACCGCACCGGCCGCGGTCATCATCGGCACGTCATTAAGCTGAAGGAATTCGCAGTCGCCGCTGACGTTCCTGTCTTTCAGCCAGAGAAGGTCAATCAACCGGAAGCTTTGGCGCAGCTTGAAGACTGGAACGCGGACCTGTTCGTCGTCGCTGCCTACGGACAAATCCTCTCCAAAAAACTGCTGTCGATTCCTCGACTGAGCGCGATCAACATCCACGGCTCTCTGCTCCCCAAGTTTCGAGGCGCAGCCCCGGTTCAATTTGCAGTCTTGACCGGCGAAACTGAAACGGGCGTTTCAATCTTCCGCATTGAACCGAAACTCGATTCCGGACCGCTCCTCGGAACTGTCGCTACTCCGATTGGACCACAGGAAACCAGCGGGGAACTCCACGATCGACTGGCTATTCTAGCTGCTCCACTGACTCTCAATGTCGTGGACCAACTCGATGCCGGGACTGCTCAAGAAACGGTGCAGGATGCCGATCTTGTTACGTTCGCTCCGAAGATTGAAAAAGTTCAAGGCTGGATTGACTGGACCCGCAAGTCCGAAGAAATCGGATGGCATGTCCGAGGAATGCAGCCCTGGCCGATGGCGGTCACGCATTTTCAACGACCGGACAAAGCTGATCTCAGGATTTCGATTCTGCGAGTTCAACCGGCTCGCGAAGAGGATCAGAAGCATCTCTCTTCACTCAATCCGGGGGATCTGCGTATCATCGATGATCGCCTGCTGGTCAAAACCGGTGACTCCAGCTTGGAAGTGCTCGAACTTCAACCGGCTGGAAAACGCCCGATGCCTTCAGACGCCTTTGCCCGTGGGAACGATCTGACAGATGCTCGATTCGTCAATCCCGACGCGTGA
- a CDS encoding DUF58 domain-containing protein has translation MTSSAERYLKPEVIRNVARLDLRAKFIVEGFLSGLHASPFHGFSVEFSEHRRYSDGDDPKDIDWLVYAKTDRYYVKKYQAETNITGYLLMDLSESMAYTYRQELTKFEYSICLAAALAYMMVHQQDPVGLMSFDETIRASLPAKSKRSQLGNILALLSQAQPTGPTEIAKNLHRYAAMVRNKSLVMLFSDLLTDPEPVIDAIRMLRYAGHDVIIFHVLDEAEVHFPFSGMVDLREPESGEKIMVDAAGIREDYLQAVSDLRSQYKKACLSVGADFVEIDTSMRFDKALVEYLSQRQARF, from the coding sequence ATGACATCGTCGGCCGAGCGATATCTGAAACCGGAAGTGATCCGCAACGTCGCTCGTCTGGACCTTCGTGCCAAGTTTATTGTCGAGGGATTCCTTTCCGGACTGCATGCTTCGCCCTTTCACGGCTTCAGCGTTGAGTTCAGCGAACACCGCAGATACTCCGACGGAGACGATCCGAAAGATATCGACTGGCTCGTCTACGCGAAGACCGATCGTTATTACGTCAAGAAGTATCAAGCCGAAACCAACATCACCGGCTATCTGCTCATGGATCTGTCCGAGAGCATGGCGTACACGTACCGGCAGGAGTTGACCAAGTTCGAATACTCCATCTGCCTGGCAGCTGCGCTGGCGTACATGATGGTGCATCAACAAGACCCGGTCGGTCTCATGAGTTTCGACGAAACGATCCGGGCCAGCCTTCCCGCGAAAAGTAAACGCTCACAACTCGGAAACATTCTCGCACTTTTGTCGCAGGCTCAGCCAACTGGACCGACGGAAATTGCCAAGAATCTGCACCGGTATGCAGCGATGGTCCGCAACAAGAGCCTTGTGATGCTCTTCTCCGACCTGCTGACCGATCCTGAACCGGTGATCGACGCGATCCGGATGCTGAGATACGCGGGACATGACGTGATTATCTTTCACGTTCTGGATGAAGCTGAAGTCCACTTTCCGTTTTCCGGGATGGTCGACCTGCGAGAACCTGAATCGGGGGAAAAGATCATGGTCGACGCTGCCGGAATTCGCGAAGACTATCTCCAGGCAGTCAGCGATCTTCGCTCCCAATACAAGAAGGCTTGCCTTTCAGTCGGTGCCGACTTTGTGGAGATCGACACAAGCATGCGTTTCGATAAAGCCCTCGTCGAATACCTCTCTCAGCGGCAAGCCCGCTTCTAG